In a single window of the bacterium genome:
- a CDS encoding pitrilysin family protein encodes MHPKFIHPSTVLPLLMALLLFAAGIVALAHAQEIEIPYQKYVLDNGLTVIIHEDHKAPIVAFNVWYHVGSKNEKPGKTGFAHLFEHLMFNGSEHFNDDYFKPMEKVGATDLNGTTNEDRTNYFENVPVSAFDVALWMESDRMGHLLGAIDQGKLDEQRGVVQNEKRQYDNEPYSLVEELVAKNCFPAGHPYSWTVIGSLADLDAAKLEDVHEWFKSYYGPNNAVIAIAGDINTQSALEKVKSYFGDIPAGPPITKYEAFTAKRSGTARQVAQDRVPQARIYKVWNMPAWGTICADNLDLISDILASGKTSRLYKRLVYDDQIATDVAAYVDAREIAGLFTIYATAKPGEDLKKVEKALDEELAKFLAEGPTEVELQRVKAQYLSNFVRGSERIGGFGGKSDILIRNEVFGGSPDYYKTTLKHINEATAAGLKKSANDWLSDGVYILEVHPYPEYSVGTSTVDRTKVPEPGAPPAVAFPALQRATLSNGLKVVLAERHNVPLVNMNLIVDAGYAADQGALLGTAGMALDMMDEGTKSRNALEISEQLALLGARLGTGSGLDASTVTLSTLKSNLDPALAIYADVILNPSFPEKELARLKKQTLARIQQEKASPITMAIRLFPRFLYGEGHAYAIPLTGSGTEESVGKMTVTDLVKFHQTWFKPNNATLVIVGDARLAEITPKLEKTFAAWKSGSVPKKNVTMVAQKQKSTVYLIDKPQAPQSLILAGHVASPKSDPDDIAINMMNNILGGTFTSRINMNIREEKHWSYGAHSLLLDARGQRPFIAYAPVQGDKTKETVQEIYKELKDITGTRPATQEELDKIQKNEILGLPGSWETIGAVGNSLADIVTYGLPDTYYKSYPDKVRNLKLADIKAAAAKTLHPDQVVWIVVGDRAKIEPGLKELGWGPLQVIDTDGKPLQ; translated from the coding sequence ATGCACCCTAAATTCATCCATCCCTCTACTGTGCTGCCTCTTCTGATGGCCCTGCTGCTCTTCGCGGCGGGCATCGTGGCGCTGGCCCACGCTCAGGAGATTGAGATCCCCTACCAGAAGTATGTTCTCGATAACGGTCTGACCGTGATCATCCACGAGGATCACAAAGCCCCCATCGTCGCCTTTAACGTCTGGTACCACGTCGGCTCGAAGAATGAAAAACCCGGCAAGACCGGTTTCGCCCATCTGTTCGAGCATCTGATGTTCAACGGCAGTGAGCATTTCAACGACGACTATTTCAAGCCGATGGAAAAAGTTGGCGCTACCGATCTCAATGGCACCACCAATGAAGACCGCACCAATTACTTCGAAAACGTGCCGGTCTCGGCCTTCGACGTCGCCCTCTGGATGGAGTCCGACCGCATGGGCCATCTGCTCGGCGCCATCGACCAGGGCAAGCTCGATGAACAGCGTGGTGTGGTCCAGAACGAGAAGCGCCAGTACGACAACGAGCCCTATAGCCTGGTCGAGGAGTTGGTGGCGAAGAACTGCTTCCCCGCCGGCCATCCCTATTCCTGGACCGTCATCGGTTCGCTAGCGGATCTCGATGCCGCCAAACTCGAGGATGTCCATGAATGGTTCAAGTCCTATTACGGCCCGAACAACGCCGTCATCGCCATCGCCGGCGACATCAACACCCAGTCCGCCCTTGAGAAGGTGAAAAGCTATTTCGGCGACATCCCCGCCGGTCCGCCCATCACCAAATATGAGGCTTTCACGGCCAAGCGGAGCGGTACGGCCCGCCAGGTCGCCCAGGATCGTGTGCCGCAGGCGCGCATCTACAAGGTCTGGAACATGCCGGCCTGGGGCACCATTTGTGCCGATAATCTGGACCTGATCAGTGATATCCTCGCGTCGGGCAAAACCTCACGCCTGTACAAGCGTCTGGTCTATGATGACCAGATTGCGACGGATGTCGCGGCCTATGTCGACGCCCGTGAGATCGCCGGGCTCTTTACTATCTACGCCACTGCAAAGCCGGGCGAGGATCTGAAAAAGGTCGAGAAGGCCCTCGATGAGGAATTGGCGAAATTCCTCGCCGAAGGACCCACGGAGGTCGAGCTGCAGCGGGTCAAGGCGCAGTACCTTTCTAATTTTGTCCGCGGCAGCGAACGCATCGGCGGCTTCGGCGGCAAGTCCGACATTTTGATCCGCAACGAGGTCTTCGGCGGCAGCCCGGATTATTACAAAACCACCCTGAAGCATATCAACGAGGCTACTGCGGCCGGCCTTAAAAAGAGCGCCAACGACTGGCTCAGCGACGGCGTATACATCCTCGAGGTCCATCCCTATCCCGAGTATTCCGTCGGAACCAGCACGGTTGACCGCACCAAGGTACCGGAGCCGGGCGCTCCGCCCGCTGTCGCCTTTCCGGCCCTGCAGCGGGCGACGCTCTCCAATGGCTTGAAGGTCGTGCTCGCCGAACGCCACAATGTTCCGCTCGTCAACATGAACCTGATCGTGGATGCCGGCTATGCCGCCGACCAGGGCGCTCTTTTGGGCACGGCCGGCATGGCCCTGGATATGATGGATGAAGGGACCAAAAGCCGTAATGCCCTCGAGATCAGTGAGCAGCTGGCGCTCTTGGGGGCGCGTCTGGGAACCGGCTCCGGCCTCGATGCCTCCACGGTGACTCTTTCCACCCTCAAGTCGAATCTCGATCCCGCTCTGGCGATTTATGCCGATGTCATCCTCAATCCCTCCTTCCCCGAGAAGGAACTGGCCCGGCTGAAGAAGCAGACTCTGGCCCGGATCCAGCAGGAAAAGGCCTCGCCGATAACCATGGCGATCCGCCTCTTCCCGCGATTTCTCTATGGCGAGGGACACGCCTATGCGATTCCTCTCACCGGATCCGGGACCGAGGAGTCGGTTGGCAAGATGACGGTGACGGATCTGGTCAAATTCCATCAGACCTGGTTCAAGCCCAACAACGCCACGCTGGTTATCGTCGGTGATGCCCGTCTGGCCGAAATCACACCCAAACTCGAGAAAACCTTCGCAGCCTGGAAATCGGGCAGCGTCCCGAAAAAGAATGTCACTATGGTGGCGCAGAAGCAAAAATCGACGGTCTACCTGATCGACAAGCCCCAGGCGCCGCAGTCCCTGATCCTCGCCGGCCATGTTGCATCGCCCAAGTCCGATCCCGACGATATTGCCATCAACATGATGAACAACATTCTCGGCGGCACCTTCACCTCGCGTATCAATATGAATATTCGCGAAGAGAAGCACTGGTCATATGGCGCCCACAGTCTGCTGCTGGATGCGCGCGGCCAGCGCCCCTTCATCGCCTATGCCCCGGTCCAGGGTGACAAGACCAAGGAGACGGTGCAGGAGATCTACAAGGAGTTGAAGGATATCACCGGCACGCGTCCAGCCACCCAGGAGGAACTCGACAAGATCCAGAAAAACGAAATCCTCGGCCTGCCTGGATCCTGGGAGACGATCGGAGCGGTCGGCAACTCCCTGGCTGACATCGTGACCTATGGATTGCCCGACACCTATTACAAGAGCTACCCGGACAAGGTGCGCAACCTCAAACTGGCTGACATCAAGGCCGCCGCGGCCAAGACCCTGCATCCCGATCAAGTGGTATGGATCGTGGTGGGCGATCGCGCCAAGATCGAACCCGGCCTCAAGGAGCTGGGCTGGGGCCCGCTCCAGGTGATCGATACCGACGGCAAACCGCTGCAATGA
- a CDS encoding DUF4623 domain-containing protein translates to MKKLVFLLSILALFSSGMAAMIVDSTSTPVWKVSVDDAGQSWLKKDLTVRSIALNKVTNHLMVATRTAGTRVVVLDAARGDSLGQLNMTGVSGGTYALNKVGVTDDGVIYGCNLNTANGFRIYRWANESAVPTVAADTTITGVTRYGDAFAVMGQGVNTKIFISGNNAAAKITLLGTRDGLKFHVEKVLPKNGQCMDIFPEDTNTLWIDGTGLNATRLDGNGEITGTLPTSVIPLGASALAHFGYAGYWYLASTGGNLVPAAGRLVQLEDNLADSRVNVVWKGMGANANTSGAGAVVVQPDSDRVWILTTNNALALYPFGGYASFPLVWRSRADTATWQGTSSMARSLAYSLKTRHLYAATRTGGAWIKVFDPATGALIRDLNTAGMEGGTYPLNMVAASEDGQIFAANLALPGEVFKLYRYEKENATPVLVWQGSVAARTGDVLACTGSGDRVTVFASGMDNDRISTFMPIGETLFARGMDIPLPEANAAGLGIAPVNSDYLFVSAPTQPVRYIRKDGTVVFAFDPSEVSGAAVGFSEIPALDGSTRKFLLLTRGFAPGVQALELFGEDGENLCAYWEKWWAATPLYSRTDNPTAASQVVYDVYSNTLIELATNNGLSAYSFANIMPNAGRLEPDPVFSRDYLDFGRVYAGTTPEQHFSIVNRGKIPFEIYTAAFDGESFSSDLAAPVSIDVNDSITVAVTLAADGAGDLDDALTLVTNKGTYEVQVYALVEELWPLVWRQTPDSTAWLGHADETTSLVYNQASGHLLCVSRSDGNQIKILDPGDGRVIRTLTAAGMAGAAVPLHRAAVSADGQIFACTQAPAGSNLALYYWADETAAPVKLFDAPLPGRAGDALGISGTGKDVVAYASGWDNERIYTFATRDGVTFNRGEDILLPEPGAAGNAINPTDDDRFFVGGIGVPVRYLNRTGAVLHEFDQAEFGGTSCSYFTVETTSGAIRRFISVSTGFAPGTRIAELMGTPGDSLCSRYHLLPVATPAYASAPNLSATAQAAYDRVKNTLVELVTNNGLSAYSFIQVVPDPRSWLILTPIAAARADVNGDFKPDRLGEILTIQGTVTTLNFNTGNSSSYYLQDNQGWGINFYSSKINYKLEPGDQVQITGKIEFYNGLTEITATDTAAVRLLGKGVLPALQELSSSAEMNERTEATLVRLTGYYLATPALWPAAGKNATLKFVRAVDTVLVFIDKETDIDGSPAPQGYWAISGVVDQYTTSVPPRDKYEIRPRSLADLTLMTGVARSREELPASYALRQNYPNPFNPVTTIEFESPAAGEVRLKVYDLLGKEVATVFEGRLEAGFHTFSFDGSRLSSGVYFYRVEAGGYTELKKMTLIK, encoded by the coding sequence ATGAAGAAACTGGTGTTCCTGCTTTCCATTCTGGCTCTGTTCTCTTCCGGCATGGCTGCCATGATAGTGGACAGTACGTCCACTCCGGTCTGGAAAGTAAGCGTCGATGATGCCGGGCAATCCTGGTTGAAAAAAGATCTCACCGTGCGCAGTATTGCCCTGAACAAGGTGACCAATCATCTCATGGTGGCTACCCGAACCGCGGGCACCCGGGTCGTGGTGCTCGATGCGGCGCGTGGCGACAGTCTCGGGCAGCTCAACATGACCGGAGTCAGCGGTGGCACCTATGCCCTCAATAAAGTGGGGGTCACCGATGACGGCGTCATCTACGGCTGCAACCTGAACACCGCCAATGGATTCAGGATCTACCGCTGGGCGAATGAAAGCGCGGTCCCGACGGTGGCGGCGGATACGACCATTACCGGCGTCACCCGCTATGGCGACGCCTTCGCCGTGATGGGCCAGGGCGTGAATACCAAGATTTTCATCTCCGGCAACAACGCTGCGGCAAAAATTACCCTCCTCGGTACCCGGGACGGGCTCAAGTTTCATGTGGAAAAGGTCCTGCCGAAAAACGGCCAATGCATGGACATTTTCCCTGAGGACACCAACACCCTCTGGATCGACGGCACCGGGCTCAATGCCACCCGGTTGGATGGCAATGGCGAGATCACCGGCACCCTTCCCACCAGCGTTATTCCTCTGGGCGCCTCCGCCCTAGCTCATTTTGGCTATGCCGGGTACTGGTATCTGGCCAGCACGGGCGGCAACCTGGTTCCGGCTGCCGGCCGTCTTGTGCAGCTCGAAGATAACCTTGCCGATTCCCGGGTCAATGTCGTCTGGAAGGGGATGGGCGCCAATGCCAATACCTCTGGCGCCGGCGCAGTTGTCGTGCAGCCCGACAGCGACCGCGTCTGGATCCTGACCACCAACAATGCCCTTGCCCTCTATCCCTTCGGCGGCTACGCCTCTTTTCCGCTGGTCTGGCGCTCGCGCGCTGATACCGCCACCTGGCAGGGGACCAGCAGCATGGCGCGTTCGCTGGCGTATAGCCTCAAGACCAGACATCTCTACGCTGCCACACGGACGGGTGGCGCTTGGATCAAGGTCTTCGATCCGGCCACCGGCGCGCTGATCCGCGACCTGAACACCGCCGGCATGGAGGGCGGCACCTATCCTCTCAACATGGTCGCGGCATCGGAGGACGGGCAGATCTTCGCCGCCAATCTCGCCCTGCCCGGCGAGGTCTTCAAGTTATACCGCTATGAAAAGGAGAACGCCACCCCGGTTCTGGTCTGGCAGGGTAGCGTCGCTGCTCGCACCGGAGACGTCCTGGCATGCACCGGCAGCGGCGACCGGGTGACGGTTTTCGCATCTGGGATGGACAACGATCGGATCAGCACTTTTATGCCGATCGGCGAAACCCTGTTTGCCCGGGGCATGGATATCCCCCTGCCGGAGGCCAATGCCGCCGGCCTGGGCATTGCCCCGGTGAACAGTGACTATCTTTTCGTCTCGGCTCCGACCCAGCCGGTCCGCTATATACGCAAAGACGGCACCGTGGTCTTCGCCTTTGATCCTTCCGAGGTGAGTGGCGCGGCGGTTGGCTTTAGCGAAATCCCCGCCCTGGACGGCAGTACACGCAAGTTCCTGCTTTTGACCCGAGGCTTTGCGCCGGGCGTGCAGGCGCTCGAGCTCTTTGGCGAGGATGGGGAAAACCTTTGCGCCTATTGGGAAAAATGGTGGGCGGCGACTCCGCTCTACAGCCGCACGGACAATCCCACGGCCGCCTCCCAAGTGGTCTACGATGTCTACAGCAACACGTTGATCGAACTGGCCACCAACAACGGCCTGAGCGCCTACTCTTTCGCCAATATCATGCCCAACGCCGGGCGGCTCGAACCGGATCCGGTCTTCTCACGGGACTATCTCGATTTCGGTCGAGTTTACGCCGGCACGACTCCGGAGCAGCATTTTTCGATCGTCAATCGGGGCAAGATCCCCTTCGAGATTTACACGGCGGCTTTTGACGGCGAGTCGTTCAGCAGCGATCTGGCGGCGCCGGTTAGCATCGATGTGAATGATTCCATCACCGTAGCGGTCACCCTGGCGGCTGATGGTGCGGGCGACCTCGATGATGCCCTCACCCTGGTGACCAACAAGGGGACCTACGAGGTGCAGGTCTATGCGCTGGTCGAGGAACTGTGGCCTCTGGTTTGGCGCCAGACGCCGGACAGCACGGCCTGGCTGGGCCATGCGGATGAGACCACCTCTCTGGTTTATAACCAGGCTTCGGGGCATCTCCTTTGCGTCAGCCGCAGCGACGGCAATCAGATCAAAATCCTCGATCCCGGGGATGGTCGGGTGATCCGGACGCTCACGGCCGCCGGCATGGCGGGCGCAGCGGTGCCGCTTCATAGGGCCGCCGTCAGCGCCGACGGCCAGATCTTCGCTTGCACCCAGGCGCCGGCGGGGAGCAACCTTGCGCTCTATTACTGGGCGGATGAAACCGCCGCGCCGGTGAAGCTCTTCGACGCGCCGCTGCCCGGCCGCGCCGGCGACGCCCTGGGAATCTCGGGCACTGGCAAGGATGTGGTCGCCTATGCTTCGGGATGGGACAACGAGAGGATCTATACCTTCGCGACCCGCGACGGCGTGACGTTCAACCGCGGCGAGGACATCCTCCTGCCGGAGCCGGGCGCAGCCGGCAATGCCATCAACCCGACCGATGACGACCGCTTCTTTGTCGGCGGCATCGGCGTTCCGGTCCGTTATCTCAACCGGACTGGCGCGGTGCTTCACGAGTTTGATCAGGCCGAGTTCGGCGGCACCAGCTGCAGCTATTTTACGGTCGAGACCACTTCCGGCGCCATCCGCCGCTTTATCTCCGTCAGTACGGGTTTCGCTCCCGGCACACGCATTGCCGAGCTCATGGGCACCCCGGGCGACAGCCTCTGCAGCCGCTATCATCTGCTGCCCGTCGCCACTCCCGCCTACGCCTCGGCGCCCAATCTCTCTGCCACCGCGCAGGCTGCCTATGACCGGGTGAAGAACACGCTGGTCGAGCTGGTGACCAATAACGGCCTGAGCGCCTATTCATTCATCCAGGTGGTGCCGGATCCCCGCTCCTGGCTCATCTTGACGCCGATCGCCGCGGCCAGAGCAGATGTCAACGGCGATTTCAAGCCGGACCGCCTTGGGGAGATCCTGACGATCCAGGGGACGGTTACGACCCTCAATTTCAACACCGGCAATTCGTCCAGCTATTATCTCCAGGACAACCAGGGCTGGGGCATCAATTTCTACTCGAGCAAGATCAATTACAAACTGGAACCGGGCGACCAGGTGCAGATAACCGGCAAGATCGAATTCTATAACGGTCTGACCGAGATCACAGCGACCGATACCGCGGCCGTCCGGTTGCTCGGAAAGGGCGTGCTGCCGGCTCTGCAGGAGCTGAGTAGCAGCGCGGAGATGAATGAGCGCACCGAAGCCACGCTGGTGCGCCTGACCGGCTATTACCTGGCAACGCCGGCGCTATGGCCGGCCGCGGGGAAGAACGCGACGCTCAAATTCGTCCGCGCCGTGGATACGGTGCTGGTCTTCATTGACAAGGAGACGGACATCGACGGCTCGCCGGCTCCCCAGGGCTACTGGGCCATCAGTGGCGTGGTCGACCAATACACCACCAGCGTTCCGCCCCGAGACAAATATGAGATCCGGCCGCGCTCGCTTGCCGATCTGACGCTGATGACCGGCGTGGCCCGCAGCAGGGAGGAACTGCCCGCTAGCTATGCCCTGCGGCAGAACTACCCGAATCCCTTCAATCCCGTCACGACGATCGAGTTTGAATCACCGGCAGCGGGCGAGGTCCGGCTCAAGGTCTACGATCTCCTCGGCAAGGAGGTGGCGACTGTCTTCGAAGGCCGCCTCGAGGCCGGATTCCACACGTTCAGTTTCGACGGCAGCCGCCTCTCCAGCGGCGTTTATTTCTATCGCGTCGAGGCCGGCGGTTATACCGAACTGAAAAAGATGACTTTGATCAAGTGA
- a CDS encoding glycoside hydrolase family 5 protein: MRRRIGLLVLIWASLLLAQPPRYAYIEGRSIRGGDGQEILLRGTNLGNWLNPEGYMFHFKNVNSFRLIDQVLKELAGADAVNAFWLSFRDRYVTRADIHYLKGLGFNHVRVPFNYRLFIVEDHPEIWLEEGFRRLDDVIGWCEAEGMYVILDLHAAPGGQTGDNIDDSWGYPWLLTDSTAQRTTIRLWHKIAERYAGRATVLGYDLLNEPIAHFFPDKEMLNANLEPLYKRLVQAIREVDPNHIIFLGGAQWDTNFAVFGPPFAANLAYSFHKYWMPIEQKEIQAYLDFRDKYHVPIWLGESGENTDEWITGFRVLLEQHNIGWSFWPYKKMDSSRGIVSFARPAEWEAIMAYAEGPRRTFEEIRKARPAPEVVQRALAGLLENIPFDRCTPNPGYIKALQPPPHHR; encoded by the coding sequence ATGCGGAGAAGAATCGGGTTGCTGGTACTGATCTGGGCATCGCTGCTCCTGGCGCAGCCGCCCCGCTACGCCTATATAGAGGGCCGAAGCATTCGCGGCGGGGACGGCCAGGAGATCCTGCTGCGCGGCACCAACCTCGGCAACTGGCTCAATCCCGAGGGCTATATGTTCCACTTTAAAAACGTCAATTCCTTCCGGCTCATCGATCAGGTGTTGAAGGAACTGGCCGGCGCCGACGCGGTGAATGCCTTCTGGCTGAGCTTTCGCGACCGTTATGTCACCCGCGCCGATATCCACTATCTCAAGGGGCTGGGCTTCAACCACGTTCGCGTCCCCTTCAACTACAGGTTATTTATAGTCGAGGATCATCCGGAGATCTGGCTGGAGGAGGGATTCCGCCGTCTGGATGACGTGATCGGCTGGTGCGAGGCGGAGGGAATGTATGTCATCCTCGACCTGCACGCCGCTCCGGGCGGGCAGACCGGCGACAACATCGACGACAGCTGGGGCTATCCCTGGCTGCTCACCGATTCGACGGCGCAGCGGACGACCATCCGGTTGTGGCACAAGATCGCGGAGCGCTATGCCGGGCGCGCCACGGTGCTGGGATACGACCTGCTCAATGAACCGATTGCCCACTTTTTCCCCGACAAGGAGATGCTCAACGCCAACCTCGAGCCCCTCTACAAACGTCTGGTTCAGGCCATCCGCGAGGTTGATCCGAATCATATCATCTTCCTCGGCGGCGCGCAATGGGACACCAACTTCGCGGTTTTCGGGCCGCCCTTCGCCGCTAATCTTGCCTACTCCTTCCACAAGTACTGGATGCCGATCGAGCAGAAGGAGATCCAGGCCTATCTGGATTTCCGCGACAAATACCATGTGCCGATCTGGCTGGGGGAATCTGGGGAGAACACCGACGAGTGGATCACCGGTTTCCGGGTGCTGCTGGAGCAGCACAACATCGGCTGGAGTTTCTGGCCGTATAAAAAGATGGACTCGAGCCGGGGCATTGTTTCGTTCGCGCGTCCGGCTGAATGGGAGGCGATTATGGCCTACGCGGAAGGGCCGCGCCGGACTTTTGAGGAGATCCGCAAGGCGCGCCCGGCACCGGAGGTCGTGCAGAGGGCGCTGGCCGGGTTGCTGGAGAACATTCCGTTTGACCGCTGCACCCCGAACCCGGGCTATATCAAGGCGCTACAGCCCCCACCACATCATCGCTGA
- a CDS encoding prolyl oligopeptidase family serine peptidase: MRISILNTLPALLLFAWVPALLAQEAADPFIWLEEVEGQRALEWVKAKNTATVAELEKEPQYHALYSKILAVLNSNERIAFPSLIGEYVYNFWQDEKNPRGLWRRTLLADYFKPAPEWETVLDLDALSQKEGEQWAFKGATWLYPGYDLCMVSLSRGGSDAVEIREFDLVKKAFVPGGFFLPKAKSSVSWIDRNTLLVGTDFGPGTLTTSGYPRIAKIWYRGTSLSGARTLFAGQESDMGVWAGAVNTPERQYIVVSRNITFFTSNSFVMEGDKLIKLDLPDDAQFNGFFKNQMLVELKSDWTTGTNSFKPGTLISIDYDRFLMGDRAFSIVFAPSERSNLAGMTTTRNALLLHKLTNVVSELFRYTLQDGQWMGEKVAAPEYGTIGLAATDDLSDHYFFTYTNFLAPTTLYYVPANGKKIENVKSLPHFFNSSGLLVEQFEVASRDGTKIPYFVVRSKKAKMNGANPTLLYGYGGFEAAMQPGYSPVRGVAWLEKGGVYVLANIRGGGEFGPQWHQAALKENRQRAYDDFTAVAEDLIWRKITSPRHLGIEGGSNGGLLVGVAFTQHPELYNAVLCSVPLLDMQRYNKLLAGASWMGEYGNPDLPEEWAYISKYSPYQNLSAGKKYPRVFFTTTTRDDRVHPGHARKMAAKMEAMGYPFYYFENTEGGHGSGVTNEQRARMLALEQVYLLKMLK, translated from the coding sequence ATGAGGATATCCATTCTCAACACCCTACCAGCTTTGCTGCTTTTCGCCTGGGTACCGGCTCTCCTCGCTCAGGAAGCGGCTGATCCCTTCATCTGGCTCGAGGAGGTCGAAGGCCAGCGGGCCCTCGAATGGGTCAAGGCCAAAAACACGGCGACCGTCGCCGAGCTGGAGAAGGAGCCCCAATACCATGCCCTTTACAGCAAGATCCTGGCCGTGCTCAATTCCAATGAGCGGATTGCTTTTCCCTCCCTGATCGGAGAGTATGTCTATAATTTCTGGCAGGATGAGAAAAATCCGCGCGGCCTCTGGCGCCGCACCCTCCTGGCGGATTATTTCAAGCCTGCTCCCGAATGGGAGACTGTGCTCGATCTTGATGCGCTCAGCCAGAAGGAGGGGGAGCAGTGGGCCTTCAAGGGGGCGACCTGGCTCTATCCGGGCTACGATCTGTGCATGGTCAGCCTTTCCCGTGGTGGAAGCGATGCGGTCGAAATCCGTGAATTCGATCTGGTCAAGAAAGCCTTCGTCCCCGGTGGCTTTTTTCTGCCGAAAGCCAAGAGCAGCGTCTCCTGGATCGACCGGAACACCTTGCTGGTTGGTACCGATTTCGGTCCCGGCACTCTTACGACTTCCGGTTATCCCCGGATTGCTAAAATCTGGTACCGCGGCACTTCTCTGAGCGGCGCCCGCACCCTCTTTGCTGGCCAGGAGAGCGATATGGGCGTCTGGGCCGGGGCCGTCAACACGCCGGAACGCCAGTATATCGTGGTCTCCCGAAATATCACCTTTTTTACGTCCAACAGTTTTGTCATGGAGGGTGACAAGCTGATCAAACTCGACCTTCCTGATGATGCCCAATTCAATGGATTTTTCAAAAACCAGATGCTGGTTGAATTGAAATCGGACTGGACAACGGGAACGAATTCCTTCAAGCCGGGCACCCTCATCAGCATAGATTATGACCGGTTTCTGATGGGTGACCGGGCCTTTTCGATCGTTTTCGCGCCGAGTGAGCGCTCAAACCTGGCTGGAATGACCACGACCAGGAATGCTCTGCTCCTGCATAAATTGACCAATGTGGTCAGCGAATTGTTCAGGTACACCTTACAGGATGGCCAGTGGATGGGCGAAAAAGTTGCCGCCCCTGAATATGGCACTATCGGCCTGGCGGCCACCGACGACCTCTCCGACCATTATTTCTTCACATATACCAATTTTCTGGCGCCAACGACCTTGTATTACGTCCCGGCCAACGGCAAAAAGATAGAGAATGTCAAGAGCCTGCCCCACTTTTTCAACAGCTCCGGCCTGCTTGTGGAGCAGTTCGAAGTGGCCTCCAGGGACGGAACCAAAATCCCCTACTTTGTCGTCCGTTCGAAAAAGGCTAAAATGAACGGCGCCAATCCGACCCTGCTCTATGGCTACGGCGGTTTTGAAGCGGCCATGCAGCCCGGCTATTCGCCGGTGCGCGGCGTGGCCTGGCTGGAGAAGGGTGGGGTCTATGTGCTCGCCAACATCCGCGGCGGCGGGGAGTTCGGACCGCAATGGCACCAGGCTGCGCTGAAGGAGAACCGGCAGCGCGCCTATGATGATTTCACGGCGGTTGCCGAGGATCTGATCTGGCGCAAGATCACCTCACCGCGTCACCTCGGCATCGAGGGTGGCAGCAACGGCGGCCTGCTGGTCGGCGTCGCTTTCACCCAGCACCCAGAACTCTACAACGCGGTCCTCTGCTCCGTCCCTCTGCTCGATATGCAGCGTTACAATAAGCTGCTCGCTGGAGCGAGCTGGATGGGCGAGTACGGCAATCCCGATCTGCCGGAGGAGTGGGCCTACATCAGCAAGTACTCTCCATACCAGAATCTCTCGGCCGGCAAGAAATATCCTAGGGTCTTTTTCACTACGACCACGCGCGACGACCGCGTCCATCCCGGCCATGCGCGCAAGATGGCCGCCAAAATGGAGGCGATGGGTTATCCTTTTTATTACTTTGAAAACACCGAAGGCGGACATGGCTCGGGGGTGACCAATGAACAACGGGCACGGATGTTGGCCCTCGAACAGGTCTACTTGCTGAAAATGCTGAAATAA